In Aspergillus flavus chromosome 3, complete sequence, one genomic interval encodes:
- a CDS encoding putative cyclin dependent kinase inhibitor Pho81, translating to MKELYLHRAVEVQPCFNRDVLRDLSDRATTARLELEAWAEGENIHFDAARPVDRAVTVQPFGADEEDLDLQILQSATAGNLQTLREWTAKLQSSPDARERATRTFLAAINEFSDDVLAVLLESGLVDIYAEDDINERNCLHEAAISGRGFVFKSGLVAGVDISRSDVYGRLPLHYACIHGRVEMVKDLLAAGPHTVDAMDHDNFTPLIHSIVKGQLACAEQLLHNNARIDPASESDHIPLNLACQHGSLPIVEMLLERRAQLLPDAEGLYPQHMVARASQSPQLLMMLKQHGADLNQKDKLYQWTPLFHAASEGCVDCLRALLELGVDADVVDEKGLAAMYYAAWEGHLECMLLLWSHRNNSHPPQKPFDILNGLRLQEAGHLSGSHMEDATTTLESTEIVDGIPDLSLPPPIIPLRRYGHNFLDKKVFIQILFDTGNSGSIIFDQAGRHPAARLTISSKLSDLIPRTIMLPIQEDSRLISFQVDNLETFAVDFEIFPTFGSKVIAKTVALPTVFRAEISSTGSCCLPLFDPRLRSIGQLRFGFQVIKPYHGDPLEITHFATYWKATSAIDSEHNGLVTGSSLSGDHVQLFVQLTRDRIPVVYPCFTILHHGIELPICHLTYSQFQVIGVEKGVNRLDLFQHLQTRAVDDLAQAHRMLASSFLSLKEVLQHLPIGVNVNLSILYPSAAEEQALNMVSLADVNSFADAILTVVFDHARVSRDQNPEFMRSVVFTSYNPNICVALNWKQPNYPVLLCNDLGQIRDLTRGVGSLPHIDSSGRASMSIKESARIAQSNNFMGLICRSSLLNVVPALVETIKELGLVLVADTSDEVEPSGYKEALGAANAMGVAEWAYRMPDGVNGAMKANGILRFNDMIDM from the exons ATGAAGGAATTATATCTCCACCGCGCCGTTGAAGTACAGCCCTGTTTCAATCGGGACGTTTTGCGTGATCTATCAGACCGGGCGACCACCGCTCGGCTGGAACTCGAGGCATGGGCGGAAGGCGAGAACATCCATTTCGACGCTGCTCGTCCGGTAGACCGCGCTGTAACTGTTCAACCTTTTGGAGCCGATGAGGAAGATCTTGACTTGCAAATCCTACAATCAGCCACTGCTGGTAATCTTCAGACATTGCGTGAGTGGACTGCGAAACTGCAATCATCTCCTGATGCTCGTGAACGGGCGACTCGCACCTTCCTTGCCGCTATCAATGAGTTTTCAGACGATGTGTTGGCAGTTCTTCTTGAAAGCGGGTTGGTTGACATCTACGCCGAAGACGACATCAATGAACGCAACTGTTTGCATGAAGCAGCCATCTCGGGCCGAGGGTTCGTTTTCAAGTCCGGCCTTGTGGCAGGTGTCGACATCTCAAGGTCCGATGTTTACGGCAGACTTCCTCTACATTATGCGTGTATACACGGTCGGGTAGAAATGGTGAAAGATCTATTAGCTGCAGGTCCTCACACTGTTGACGCGATGGACCATGACAATTTCACCCCGCTGATTCACAGCATTGTCAAGGGTCAGCTGGCGTGTGCTGAGCAACTTCTTCACAACAATGCTCGCATTGATCCAGCTTCTGAATCAGACCACATTCCACTGAACCTGGCATGCCAGCATGGATCGCTTCCAATTGTGGAGATGCTTCTCGAACGACGTGCACAATTACTCCCAGATGCAGAAGGCCTCTATCCTCAACATATGGTCGCAAGAGCTTCTCAGTCTCCGCAATTGCTGATGATGCTGAAACAACATGGGGCTGATCTGAACCAGAAAGACAAACTGTACCAATGGACGCCGCTGTTTCATGCTGCTAGTGAAGGGTGCGTTGACTGTCTGCGCGCTCTTCTTGAATTGGGTGTTGACGCCGATGTTGTAGACGAGAAGGGCCTCGCTGCAATGTATTATGCAGCGTGGGAAGGTCACTTAGAGTGCatgcttcttctttggtcgCATCGTAACAATTCTCACCCACCACAAAAGCCGTTTGATATTCTGAACGGCCTGAGGCTACAAGAAGCAGGTCACTTATCTGGCTCGCATATGGAAGATGCCACGACGACTCTCGAAAGTACTGAAATAGTGGATGGTATACCCGACCTTTCTCTCCCGCCACCAATCATACCTTTGCGGCGTTATGGCCATAACTTTCTGGACAAGAAAGTGTTCATACAAATACTTTTTGATACCGGAAACTCCGGTTCGATTATCTTTGACCAGGCGGGCCGTCACCCTGCGGCTCGATTAACCATTTCCTCGAAACTCTCCGACTTGATTCCACGCACCATCATGCTTCCCATCCAAGAGGATTCACGATTGATCTCATTTCAGGTAGATAACCTGGAGACATTTGCGGTGGATTTTGAGATATTCCCCACTTTCGGCTCGAAAGTGATTGCGAAGACAGTTGCACTTCCGACTGTATTCAGAGCCGAGATCTCTAGTACTGGCTCGTGTTGCCTGCCGTTATTTGATCCTAGGCTACGGTCAATAGGGCAGCTACGCTTTGGGTTTCAAGTGATAAAACCGTACCATGGCGATCCCCTGGAAATCACGCACTTTGCTACCTATTGGAAGGCTACAAGTGCCATCGACTCGGAACACAATGGCCTGGTAACAGGGTCGAGCTTGTCGGGAGATCATGTTCAGCTTTTCGTGCAACTCACCAGAGACAGAATACCTGTGGTCTATCCCTGTTTTACAATCCTGCACCATGGCATTGAATTACCTATTTGTCATCTCACATACTCTCAGTTCCAAGTCATTGGTGTTGAGAAAGGCGTGAATCGCTTGGACTTGTTCCAGCATCTTCAGACGCGTGCTGTTGATGATTTAGCTCAAGCGCACCGCATGCTCGCATCATCATTCCTGTCCCTGAAGGAGGTGCTCCAGCACCTGCCTATTGGTGTCAATGTCAATCTCTCGATACTCTATCCCTCGGCTGCTGAAGAGCAAGCGCTCAATATGGTATCTTTAGCTGATGTAAACAGCTTTGCTGATGCCATTCTCACGGTGGTTTTCGATCATGCCCGTGTGTCACGGGATCAGAACCCCGAGTTTATGCGTTCAGTAGTATTTACCTCGTACAATCCTAATATTTGTGTTGCTCTGAACTGGAAACAACCAAATT atcctgttcttctttgtaATGATCTAGGTCAAATTCGTGATTTGACCCGAGGTGTTGGATCACTTCCACACATTGATAGTAGTGGTCGTGCATCGATGTCAATAAAAGAATCGGCAAGGATAGCGCAAAGCAACAATTTCATGGGTTTGATATGCCGGTCCAGTCTATTG AACGTTGTACCGGCTCTTGTAGAGACTATTAAGGAACTTGGTCTCGTTCTTGTAGCAGATACGTCCGACGAAGTTGAACCTTCAGGCTATAAAGAAGCTCTAGGAGCAGCGAATGCGATGGGTGTGGCTGAATGGGCATACCGAATGCCTGATGGTGTGAACGGTGCGATGAAAGCCAATGGCATTTTGAGATTTAACGATATGATTGACATGTGA
- a CDS encoding mitochondrial 54S ribosomal protein uL3m (50S ribosomal protein L3), which yields MAPRLPGWLLQSPLFLRASHSINRSNVTTRPFGIRSLNPPNTSRFNVGSDLPVLKSTPTAALERKANTLPPRTGAIAIKKGMTALYDTETGKRIACTVLQLDRVEVISHKTRQQHGYFAVQVGSGWKHPNNLTKSLLGHFSVNGISPKRHIFEFRVRDENGLLPVGQAINADWFQEGQYVDARSNTKGKGFAGVMKRHGFGGQDRSHGVSLTHRSLGSAGPSQGGGSRVYPGKKMAGNMGNEQNTVQNLKILKVDSQNGIVVVNGAVSGPKGCIVRIQDAIKKPWPEIVFPSEPVP from the exons ATGGCACCTCGTCTACCAGGTTGGCTATTACAGTCCCCTCTATTTCTTCGGGCTTCCCATTCAATAAATCGCAGCAATGTCACGACCCGGCCGTTCGGCATCAGGTCGTTGAACCCTCCCAACACCTCCCGGTTCAATGTCGGGTCCGATCTCCCAGTGCTCAAGTCGACACCAACAGCAGCCTTAGAACGCAAAGCAAACACGCTGCCCCCCAGAACTGGAGCCATTGCTATCAAGAAAGGGATGACCGCTCTCTACGATACAGAGACAGGGAAGCGAATCGCATGCACCGTCCTTCAGCTGGACCGAGTGGAAGTCATCTCGCATAAGACACGGCAGCAGCATGGTTACTTTGCTGTCCAAGTTGGTTCTGGCTGGAAACACCCTAATAATCTCACCAAATCACTCCTCGGGCACTTCTCTGTTAACGGTATCTCTCCGAAACGGCACATCTTCGAGTTCCGAGTGCGGGACGAAAATGGCCTCCTGCCCGTTGGTCAGGCAATCAATGCAGACTGGTTCCAGGAAGGCCAATATGTCGATGCTCGATCAAACacaaagggaaagggatttGCTGGTGTTATGAAAAGACACGGGTTTGGTGGTCAGGACCGAAGCCATGGCGTCAGTTTAACACATCGCTCTCTTGGTTCTGCGGGTCCCAGTCAAGGTGGTGGATCCAGAGTGTATCctgggaagaagatggcaggAAATATGGGTAATGAGCAGAATACGGTACAAAACCTGAAGATTCTCAAAGTTGACTCGCAAAATGGGATTGTTGTTGTCAACG GCGCTGTCAGTGGGCCGAAAGGCTGCATCGTCAGGATCCAAGATGCCATCAAGAAACCATGGCCTGAAATCGTATTTCCATCTGAACCAGTTCCATAA
- a CDS encoding putative peptide alpha-N-acetyltransferase Nat2, with the protein MSLRHLTISRWLSQASSLESHVLPSRITRTNVHFVQSPASYNTFRRAFTLSADKNSFLSSQIRPRSCNIRSFSRAQEASVFRRLFSSSRSKSSPQSEQSSSLSQRLKALSREYGWSALGVYLLLSAMDFPFCFAAVRFLGAEKVGHYEHVVIEAFKGAVGTVLPSVQEEQFKDETNSTTDSSKDNVDGSTVEKKLDEGASLWTQVALAYAIHKSLIFIRVPLTAAITPKVVKVLRQWGWDIVKGKPKGM; encoded by the exons ATGTCTTTGAGGCATCTCACTATATCACGCTGGCTTTCCCAAGCTTCCAGTCTTGAGTCGCATGTACTCCCGTCAAGAATCACCAGGACAAATGTCCACTTCGTCCAGTCACCAGCTTCCTATAATACATTCCGCCGCGCCTTTACCCTTTCAGCCGATAAAAACAGCTTTCTTTCTAGTCAAATAAGACCCCGGTCTTGCAATATACGGAGCTTCTCTCGTGCCCAAGAGGCTTCGGTCTTCCGTCGACTCTTTAGTTCATCCAGGTCAAAGAGTTCGCCGCAGTCGGAGCAATCCAGTTCGCTCTCGCAGCGGTTAAAGGCGCTTTCACGGGAGTACGGCTGGTCGGCCTTGGGAGTGTATTTACTCTTATCCGCAATGGACTTCCCGTTCTGTTTTGCCGCCGTTCGCTTCCTTGGGGCGGAGAAAGTCGGCCATTATGAGCATGTAGTCATTGAGGCGTTTAAGGGTGCAGTCGGTACTGTGCTTCCCAGTGTGCAAGAGGAGCAATTCAAGGACGAGACAAATTCTACGACCGATTCTTCAAAGGATAATGTGGACGGGAGTACAGTGGAGAAAAAGCTAGATGAAGGGGCGA GCCTATGGACACAGGTTGCTCTCGCCTATGCAATCCACAAGAGTCTTATATTCATCCGTGTGCCTCTGACTGCTGCTATAACTCCCAAAGTTGTTAAGGTCTTACGGCAATGGGGCTGGGATATTGTCAAAGGCAAACCGAAGGGTATGTGA